One window of the Colletotrichum destructivum chromosome 4, complete sequence genome contains the following:
- a CDS encoding Putative cytochrome P450, with protein sequence MNLTGLILAASAAVAIMLLQWLAFIRKTSVIRNSWKHYGLYTIWKTLDRPKWFLVDLWPRQQPLICIADANIAEQLTRATSDALESTPKMATPDSLKTLIGASSVSTAQGWEWRHVRQRLNPLFRPKVVYSTLPLVINHTNTFVARLLEAAGTGADVPLGDYLADLATDVIGSCVVGYDMGSQKSAEGEREKGPDGLLTILRDSVALQPHFFGSGLLAGIRRLSARRKLKDYQRTLDSRIGCIIQQDTKTGFAAKYIGSDTWTPSLFQQSIDQFKTLILAGQDTTACALQWCFFYLWKHPAVLRELRSEHDSVLGTDLTGVSSRLRDGLQLLQKLPYTTAVIKETLRLRGISGTTREPAKDFCIDVDGEQVRLEAGAICYVNNFLLMKNPEYWGPDAEDFRPGRFLESEEDLISDEAGDDELHPHPNQRMRHIAYRPFERGPRNCIGQELSMLEMRVVLALTVRRFDFIKQGLDGVEDEEVYDISRVVHSPVDRMKMRFQERFDESGKS encoded by the exons ATGAATCTTACAGGTCTGATCCTagcggcgtcggcagcaGTTGCCATCATGCTCCTACAATGGCTAGCCTTCATCAGAAAGACATCAGTCATACGAAACTCATGGAAAC ATTACGGCCTGTACACCATCTGGAAGACTCTCGACAGGCCCAAGTGGTTCCTTGTCGATCTGTGGCCTCGCCAACAACCTTTGATATGCATCGCCGACGCAAATATCGCCGAACAGCTGACCAGAGCGACTTCAGACGCATTGGAGTCGACACCCAAGATGGCAACACCAGACAGTCTGAAAACCTTGATCGGGGCTAGTTCAGTTTCCACGGCCCAG GGTTGGGAATGGCGACATGTACGCCAGCGACTTAATCCAC TTTTTCGACCCAAAGTTGTTTACTCAACACTACCCTTAGTGATTAATCATACAAACACTTTTGTCGCCAGGCTGCTCGAAGCAGCCGGGACCGGGGCGGATGTGCCTCTCGGCGATTACCTTGCTGACCTCGCAACTGATGTGATTGGTAGTTGTGTTGTCGGTTACGACATGGGCTCCCAGAAGTCGGCAGAAGgtgagagggagaaagggcCAGACGGGCTGCTGACTATCTTGCGTGATAGTGTGGCTCTTCAACCGCATTTCTTTGGGTCTGGCTTGTTGGCGGGTATTCGGCGCCTGTCGGCGAGACGCAAGTTGAAAGACTACCAGAG AACCCTCGATTCCAGGATTGGTTGCATTATACAACAAGACACCAAGACTGGCTTCGCCGCGAAATATATCGGATCAGATACCTGGACCCCGTCTCTGTTTCAGCAGTCCATCGACCAGTTCAAGACTCTCATCTTGGCCGGTCAGGACACGACGGCGTGTGCGCTCCAGTGGTGCTTCTTCTACCTCTGGAAGCACCCAGCAGTCCTGAGAGAGCTTCGTAGCGAACACGACAGTGTTCTCGGGACGGACCTAACCGGCGTTTCGTCCCGGCTCCGTGACGGGCTGCAACTGCTACAGAAGCTTCCATACACCACTGCCGTGATCAAGGAGACGCTGCGACTCAGGGGCATCTCCGGAACGACGCGCGAGCCCGCAAAAGACTTCTGCAttgatgtcgacggcgagcaggtGCGGCTTGAAGCAGGGGCGATATGCTACGTGAACAACTTCCTTCTCATGAAGAATCCCGAG TACTGGGGGCCTGATGCCGAGGACTTTCGGCCCGGCCGCTTTCTTGAGTCCGAAGAGGACTTGATTAGTGACGAGGCCGGGGATGACGAGCTACACCCGCACCCAAACCAACGGATGCGGCATATCGCTTACCGCCCCTTTGAGCGCGGGCCCCGTAACTGTATTGGTCAAGAGCTCAGCATGTTGGAAATGCGTGTTGTGCTGGCGCTTACGGTCCGCCGCTTCGACTTCATCAAGCAGGGCCTCGACGGGgtggaggacgaagaggtaTACGACATTAGTCGTGTCGTACACTCTCCAGTTGATCGCATGAAGATGCGCTTTCAGGAAAGGTTCGACGAGTCTGGTAAAAGTTAA
- a CDS encoding Putative aromatic prenyltransferase, DMATS-type has translation MSKTALITPRGPVLSATCLDTGPEDVDFWSSYLVPRFHAYLSEAGSYTPEQQEAHLSCVRAAAVALGPKHPHPHVKSALTKNGSPIELSFNLSEDRLPTARFYIEPLGPETGTENDPFGESWAARGFSCLAAQMTSMDTSWYEHLDQAFRLKGQEEVDTAKSQSRPGMWLPKVFLGVDFKGADRMLKCGFCPLLKLSAIGAKWDRLADHNKFVLDAVRGLPVCGANMSAALDMLENYLVQDREHSAGAQGEGVDDGHKDASRMCQECAKANRPKPFFNLVSVDCADPSNGKGRVKLYTRTSCNAFACIRDAVTLGGRLTDEDTLEGLRRLRSVWHLLLNDPVSQHDDEYSRPVAVESHRQGIDINWEISDQLPAPQAKVYVPVSMFHENDLEANRNLSYTFRKLNWLDWAEGRYEKMLRQVFPEADFATSHINTWISYCYYKGRGSYMTMYHSPPW, from the exons ATGTCGAAAACGGCATTGATCACACCCCGAGGACCTGTTCTGTCGGCGACGTGCTTGGACACCGGCCCCGAGGACGTGGACTTCTGGTCGAGTTACCTCGTTCCCCGGTTCCATGCCTATCTCTCAGAAGCCGGCTCTTACACGCCCGAACAGCAGGAGGCCCATCTCTCCTGTGTCCGcgcggcagcggtggcaCTGGGTCCGAAACACCCTCACCCACACGTCAAGTCGGCCTTGACCAAGAACGGGTCTCCGATTGAATTGTCCTTCAATCTTTCAGAGGATCGACTACCGACAGCCCGCTTCTACATTGAGCCCCTCGGCCCCGAGACGGGGACAGAAAATGATCCATTTGGAGAGTCATGGGCCGCTCGGGGCTTCTCATGTCTGGCCGCTCAGATGACATCGATGGATACCAGCTGGTATGAACACCTCGATCAGGCCTTCCGCCTCAAAGGCCAGGAGGAAGTCGACACAGCCAAGTCCCAAAGCCGTCCGGGCATGTGGCTTCCCAAGGTTTTTCTTGGTGTCGACTTCAAAGGTGCAGATAGGATGTTGAAGTGCGGCTTCTGCCCTCTCCTCAAGCTCTCGGCCATAGGGGCCAAGTGGGACCGGCTCGCCGACCACAACAAATTCGTCCTCGATGCGGTGCGCGGACTGCCCGTTTGCGGAGCTAACATGAGTGCGGCGTTGGATATGCTGGAGAATTACCTCGTCCAAGACCGAGAGCACAGTGCAGGCGCTCAGGGTGAaggcgttgatgatggtcACAAGGACGCGAGCAGAATGTGCCAAGAATGCGCCAAAGCGAACCGGCCGAAGCCCTTCTTCAATCTGGTGAGCGTCGACTGCGCCGACCCGAGTAACGGCAAGGGGAGAGTGAAGCTCTACACGCGAACCAGCTGTAACGCCTTCGCCTGCATCCGGGACGCTGTCACCCTGGGCGGCCGGCTGACGGACGAAGATACTCTGGAGGGTCTACGGCGGCTACGGTCGGTCTGGCACCTCCTACTCAATGACCCCGTCTCccagcacgacgacgagtacTCCCGCCCCGTGGCTGTCGAGTCGCACCGCCAGGGCATCGATATCAATTGGGAGATCTCGGACCAGCTACCAGCGCCGCAGGCCAAGGTCTACGTGCCAGTCTCCATGTTTCACGAGAATGACCTCGAAGCGAACCGCAACCTGTCCTACACGTTCAGGAAGCTCAACTGGCTCGATTGGGCAGAGGGTCGCTACGAAAAGATGCTACGCCAGGTGTT TCCAGAGGCAGACTTTGCAACGTCTCACATCAACACCTGGATCTCCTATTGCTACTACAAGGGGCGCGGCTCATATATGACCATGTATCACAGTCCGCCATGGTGA